Proteins encoded in a region of the Orenia metallireducens genome:
- a CDS encoding prepilin peptidase — protein sequence MFIASIVFIYGLIIGSFLNVVIYRLPREESIVFPPSHCPNCQTNLKAFDLIPIFSFLFNKGKCRYCSENISYQYPLVEILTGIIFFALYWKYKLSIELLIYVVLACLLIVSSLIDLKYMIIPDYLNYFGIVLGFIFALFFEYQTLYSALLGLLIPAAILLLIVIISKGGMGVGDVKLIAMIGAFIGVKYAVATIFLGAFIGSVIGVGLMITGIKGRKDRIPFGPFIAMAALLMILWGEDIINWYIGLFL from the coding sequence ATGTTCATAGCAAGTATAGTATTTATTTATGGATTAATCATAGGAAGTTTTTTAAATGTAGTAATCTACCGATTACCTAGAGAAGAGTCAATTGTTTTTCCACCATCACATTGTCCAAATTGTCAGACTAATTTAAAGGCTTTTGATTTAATACCTATATTCAGTTTTCTCTTTAATAAAGGAAAATGCCGCTATTGCAGTGAGAATATTTCTTATCAATATCCTCTAGTTGAGATATTGACAGGAATAATTTTTTTTGCTCTATACTGGAAATATAAACTAAGTATTGAATTATTAATCTACGTAGTCTTAGCCTGCCTATTAATAGTATCTAGTCTGATTGATTTAAAGTATATGATTATTCCTGATTACCTTAATTATTTTGGAATTGTACTAGGTTTCATTTTCGCCCTTTTCTTTGAATATCAGACCCTTTATTCTGCACTCTTAGGCCTTTTAATACCAGCAGCTATCTTATTGTTGATAGTAATTATTAGCAAAGGTGGTATGGGTGTAGGAGATGTAAAACTGATAGCGATGATAGGTGCTTTTATTGGAGTGAAGTATGCTGTAGCTACTATCTTTCTTGGAGCATTTATAGGTTCAGTGATAGGTGTTGGATTGATGATAACAGGTATTAAGGGGAGAAAGGATAGAATCCCTTTTGGTCCATTTATTGCAATGGCAGCTTTATTGATGATATTGTGGGGAGAAGATATTATCAATTGGTATATAGGTTTATTTTTGTAG
- a CDS encoding type II secretion system protein gives MVSKIRRMMNSSEEGFTLIELMIVIAILGILAGIAIPKLSGAKTKAKEAKITTVGGTLRTAMEMYFAQEDKYPEVTNYTDLDIELTKVGMSDTVEDLKELITGTNPVATQATYSYTNNTTNDTYQYIFEITAKSTTKYYVGDKAVSTTSSTASNEEAGTIKLSGSGE, from the coding sequence ATGGTTAGTAAGATAAGAAGAATGATGAACAGTAGTGAGGAAGGTTTTACTTTAATTGAATTAATGATTGTTATTGCTATCTTAGGTATTTTGGCAGGGATTGCTATTCCCAAATTGAGTGGTGCAAAAACTAAAGCTAAAGAGGCTAAAATAACTACTGTAGGTGGTACTTTGAGAACTGCCATGGAAATGTATTTTGCACAGGAAGATAAGTACCCTGAAGTTACTAATTATACTGATTTAGATATTGAGCTAACAAAGGTTGGAATGTCAGATACTGTTGAAGATTTAAAAGAACTTATAACTGGTACTAATCCAGTAGCAACTCAAGCTACTTATTCGTATACTAATAATACTACTAATGATACATATCAGTATATATTTGAAATTACTGCAAAAAGCACTACTAAATATTATGTTGGAGATAAAGCTGTAAGTACAACATCAAGTACCGCTTCTAATGAAGAAGCTGGTACTATAAAGCTTAGTGGAAGTGGAGAATAA